The Ooceraea biroi isolate clonal line C1 chromosome 11, Obir_v5.4, whole genome shotgun sequence genome includes a region encoding these proteins:
- the LOC105275232 gene encoding polyadenylate-binding protein-interacting protein 1 has translation MDPLERDKQEPAKQGVGRGSRAWLQHDSKELRRPHAASSNHSSAGSVSSLNADSLEEKKSLLSPQAAEFVPRYIQQLQSSSQIPQFTIPKSSVQDRIRIARETPPNVYVSQILMENHVCQDAAQQYNAQQHSEIANYDHYDDYNSESQDYWDNNKEGNEEEEAYNYEIFKHLESIIKTLIMSPAEFTILVPPFVNRLRLDENVRCQQVIATVMESAMTESNFLYNGARFCKYLDTSAKTVTDRVMYREMLYYQCKLKTRLQELNWQNEGQRDQKKCNGLILFLSELVAQMDEPYAFLIGELLVRFISKVLLKPASNSVKHICQALKLAGRILEKDEHRKEEMENMMRALTELVNNGQVDTHVGNMVNSVHELRKDWGRSARCTSSETNNVSSSDVQQQSEQPSASTRDFSETGIALARQVDHSLNLPVMYGPDGEILSAEESQFLQDHIRVEPDDQETSEDTSVDDNYDDEIATAYEEFLKDKSK, from the exons ATGGATCCTCTCGAAAGGGACAAACAAGAGCCGGCGAAACAGGGCGTAGGCCGTGGAAGTCGCGCGTGGTTACAGCACGACAGCAAAGAACTCAGGCGACCTCATGCTGCATCCAGTAATCATTCTAGCGCAG GATCCGTTTCCTCATTAAATGCCGACAGTCTGGAAGAGAAAAAGTCCTTGTTGTCACCACAAGCGGCAGAATTTGTCCCAAGATACATACAACAGTTACAGTCTTCATCACAGATCCCG CAATTCACGATTCCAAAGAGCTCTGTACAAGATCGAATCAGAATCGCTCGTGAAACACCACCAAATGTATATGTTTCTCAAATCCTAATGGAAAATCACGTTTGCCAAGATGCCGCTCAGCAATACAACGCGCAACAACACTCGGAGATTGCAAATTACGATCATTACGACGACTACAATAGTGAAAGCCAAGATTATTGGGACAACAACAAG GAGGggaacgaagaagaagaagcttaCAATTACGagatttttaaacatttggAAAGTATCATCAAGACTTTAATCATGAGTCCTGCTGAATTTACTATCTTGGTCCCGCCATTCGTGAACAGACTTAGATTGGACGAAAATGTGCGTTGCCAGCAAGTTATAGCAACCGTAATGGAATCG GCTATGACtgaaagtaattttttatacaatggAGCCCGGTTCTGCAAGTATCTCGATACTAGCGCAAAAACGGTCACAGATAGAGTGATGTACAGGGAGATGTTGTATTATCA ATGTAAGCTTAAGACTCGATTACAAGAACTGAATTGGCAGAACGAGGGTCAACGCGACCAAAAGAAGTGCAATGGACTGATACTGTTTTTATCCGAGTTGGTCGCTCAGATGGATGAACCTTACGCTTTTCTTATAGGAGAACTTTTGGTACGGTTTATCAGTAAAGTATTGCTAAAACCAGCGTCAAACTCGGTAAAACATATATGCCAAGCGCTCAAG CTGGCAGGCCGTATATTGGAAAAGGACGAGCACAGGAAAGAAGAAATGGAAAATATGATGCGTGCATTAACGGAACTGGTGAATAATGGACAAGTTGACACGCATGTAGGCAATATGGTAAACAGTGTCCACGAATTACGGAAGGATTGGGGAAGAAGTGCTAGGTGTACCTCCTCTGAGACGAATAACGTATCGTCGAGTGACGTTCAACAACAGTCGGAGCAACCAAGCGCATCCACACGTGATTTCTCTGAAACGGGCATTGCACTAGCCCGTCAAGTAGACCACTCGCTCAATCTACCAGTAATGTACGGTCCTGATGGCGAAATTTTATCCGCGGAAGAAAGTCAGTTTCTTCAAGATCACATAAGGGTAGAGCCAGATGATCAAGA AACGTCTGAAGACACTTCTGTGGACGACAATTACGACGACGAAATTGCAACTGCTTATGAAGAGTTTTTAAAAGACAAGTCGAAATAA